The following proteins are co-located in the Rhodococcus opacus B4 genome:
- a CDS encoding thiolase family protein, with protein sequence MSSGDIWIIGASMTPFGRHDDKDLIDIAAESALDALGDADVTIEDIDILTMGNVYEANSHNGQRLQKQIGQTGIPVYNVVNACATGATALRVALLSIKAGESDIGLAVGVEKMGKGGLIGGAAKKRDARKVYSPNGRYGSVLKTEGILGTGIMPGVFAQAGTEYALAHGVTATHFAKVAQKNHAHSVLNPLAHYRKEFSLDDILNADVIAFPNTLPMCCPNTDGAASVVVVSDAKLKTMDPDVRRRAVKISASVLTSDPWVEGGQVQPDVSTLTRNAATAAYEQAGVGPEDLDLVELHDCFATAELIHYDNLGLCEPGGAGDFLDSGAPWRDGKTPVNVSGGLLSKGHPLGATGIANIYEVATHLRGEAGDRQITGAKVGLTHVIGLASACAVHILEAGVR encoded by the coding sequence ATGAGTAGCGGCGACATCTGGATCATCGGCGCGTCCATGACGCCGTTCGGCCGTCACGACGACAAGGATCTCATCGACATCGCCGCCGAGTCGGCGCTCGATGCCCTCGGCGACGCAGACGTCACCATCGAGGACATCGACATTCTCACCATGGGCAACGTGTACGAGGCCAACTCGCACAACGGCCAGCGACTGCAGAAGCAGATCGGCCAGACGGGCATCCCCGTCTACAACGTCGTGAACGCCTGCGCGACCGGCGCCACGGCACTGCGGGTCGCCCTCCTGTCGATCAAGGCCGGCGAATCCGACATCGGCCTCGCCGTCGGTGTCGAGAAGATGGGCAAGGGCGGACTGATCGGCGGCGCAGCCAAGAAGCGCGACGCCCGGAAGGTGTACAGCCCGAATGGTCGGTACGGCTCCGTGCTCAAGACCGAGGGTATCCTCGGCACCGGAATCATGCCGGGAGTCTTCGCCCAGGCCGGGACCGAGTACGCCCTCGCTCACGGCGTCACCGCGACCCATTTCGCCAAGGTCGCCCAGAAGAACCACGCGCACTCGGTGCTCAATCCCCTGGCGCACTATCGCAAGGAATTCAGCCTCGACGACATCCTGAACGCCGACGTCATCGCGTTCCCCAACACACTGCCGATGTGCTGCCCCAATACCGATGGCGCCGCCAGCGTCGTCGTGGTCTCCGACGCGAAGTTGAAGACTATGGATCCGGATGTTCGCCGGCGCGCTGTCAAGATCTCCGCGTCCGTTCTGACGTCCGATCCCTGGGTCGAGGGCGGTCAGGTTCAGCCCGACGTCAGCACCCTCACCCGGAACGCGGCCACCGCCGCCTATGAGCAGGCCGGTGTCGGCCCCGAGGATCTCGACCTGGTCGAACTGCACGACTGCTTCGCGACGGCCGAGTTGATTCACTACGACAACCTCGGGCTGTGCGAACCGGGCGGCGCCGGGGACTTCCTCGACTCAGGTGCGCCGTGGCGCGACGGGAAGACCCCCGTCAATGTGTCGGGCGGCCTGCTCTCGAAGGGCCATCCCCTGGGCGCCACGGGCATCGCGAACATCTACGAGGTGGCGACTCACCTGCGCGGCGAGGCGGGCGATCGCCAGATCACGGGGGCCAAGGTCGGACTCACACACGTCATCGGACTCGCGTCGGCGTGCGCCGTTCACATCCTCGAGGCAGGGGTGCGCTGA
- a CDS encoding acyl-CoA dehydrogenase family protein: MTTIQSALRSDMSIDELRTTFRSWLTERADALEQFRELPTDVDGIFSTLSKMQRELYEAGWIRLGWPVELGGLGGVTALRAVVSEELAAAGYPPPFSFATQEVLGPAIARYAPTDLANEVLPRLLRGEESWCQGFSEPGAGSDLASLRTKAVDAGDHWVVNGEKIWTSWAQFADRCIVLTRTGAPDSAHRGITALFVDMDTPGITVSPLVAITGEADFSSLHFDNVKVPKARTLGDVDGGWAIAMFILSCERGAAAWQRQAWMRWRLDRLVADAPGLTDARTGEAFELISALRLLSRRTLRSLSAGKDLGVLPSFDKYLMSTAEKFLFDSALEAMPETILFGNDRESKDWRTDYLYSRASSIYGGAKEIQRNVIAERILGLPREK; this comes from the coding sequence ATGACCACGATCCAGTCGGCACTTCGCAGTGACATGTCGATCGACGAGCTCCGGACCACTTTCCGCAGCTGGCTCACCGAGCGGGCCGACGCGCTCGAGCAGTTCCGCGAGCTTCCGACCGACGTCGACGGCATCTTCTCGACCCTGTCGAAGATGCAGCGTGAGCTCTACGAGGCCGGCTGGATCAGATTGGGCTGGCCCGTCGAACTCGGCGGCCTCGGCGGCGTGACCGCGTTACGCGCGGTTGTCAGCGAAGAACTCGCAGCCGCCGGATACCCCCCACCGTTCTCGTTCGCGACCCAGGAAGTCCTCGGACCCGCCATCGCGCGTTATGCCCCCACCGATCTCGCGAACGAGGTTCTTCCTCGGTTGTTACGTGGGGAAGAAAGCTGGTGCCAGGGCTTCTCCGAGCCCGGCGCCGGAAGCGATCTCGCCTCGCTGCGCACCAAGGCGGTCGACGCCGGCGACCATTGGGTGGTCAACGGCGAGAAGATCTGGACGAGCTGGGCGCAGTTCGCCGACCGCTGCATCGTCCTGACCCGTACCGGAGCCCCCGACTCAGCACATCGAGGGATCACGGCACTGTTCGTCGATATGGACACCCCGGGCATCACCGTCAGCCCGCTCGTCGCCATCACGGGTGAGGCAGACTTCTCCAGCCTCCACTTCGACAACGTGAAGGTTCCGAAAGCGCGTACCCTCGGCGACGTCGACGGCGGCTGGGCAATCGCGATGTTCATCCTCAGCTGCGAACGAGGCGCCGCCGCGTGGCAGCGGCAGGCATGGATGCGGTGGCGACTGGACCGACTGGTTGCGGACGCCCCGGGCCTCACCGACGCCCGCACCGGCGAAGCATTCGAACTGATCTCGGCGCTACGTCTTCTCTCACGCCGCACGCTGCGCTCGCTGTCCGCCGGCAAGGATCTCGGCGTACTCCCCTCGTTCGACAAGTACCTGATGTCGACCGCCGAGAAGTTCCTATTCGACTCCGCTTTGGAAGCGATGCCGGAGACGATCCTCTTCGGAAACGATCGCGAGTCGAAGGACTGGCGAACCGATTATCTCTATTCACGCGCGTCCTCGATCTACGGCGGCGCGAAAGAGATTCAGCGCAACGTCATCGCCGAACGAATCCTCGGCCTTCCACGGGAGAAATGA
- a CDS encoding acyl-CoA dehydrogenase family protein has translation MTAAAGPDGWPDAVAEFGWHELLEEDAETAVSILSDLEGRLLPHASFVDDVALAATGRSEWQREPNAPVTRIVFPPLGSARVGSVVENPATPGADHCTVAVSGIVSLDPRATASLLVPARLGDDLILVQTPLDEQNLTFEPAGIEPESRWTRVAGTVEGTVLSTGDEAADLWRDIRAAANRALAYELNAIGREMLTATVDHVTSRKQFGRELGSFQAVKHALADARVWQECAELAADAAWETSAAEAPILAKTLSGRFFRSAAENCQQLLGGMGFTWEHSFHRYLRRGLILEQLLGTAAGLRTELGAGVKRGDMPVLASL, from the coding sequence GTGACCGCCGCAGCGGGTCCGGACGGTTGGCCCGACGCCGTCGCGGAGTTCGGCTGGCACGAGTTGCTCGAGGAAGACGCCGAAACCGCCGTCAGCATCCTGTCGGACCTGGAGGGACGTCTCCTCCCGCACGCCTCTTTCGTCGACGACGTGGCGCTAGCCGCTACAGGTCGGAGCGAATGGCAACGCGAGCCGAACGCACCGGTCACACGCATCGTCTTCCCCCCACTCGGCTCGGCCCGTGTCGGGAGCGTCGTCGAGAACCCTGCAACCCCCGGCGCGGACCACTGCACCGTCGCTGTCTCCGGAATCGTCTCGCTGGACCCCCGGGCTACCGCGTCGCTACTCGTCCCCGCACGCCTCGGGGACGATCTGATCCTTGTTCAGACTCCGCTCGACGAACAGAACCTGACGTTCGAACCTGCGGGAATTGAACCGGAGTCAAGGTGGACGCGTGTCGCGGGCACCGTCGAGGGAACCGTGCTGTCGACGGGTGACGAAGCCGCCGATCTCTGGCGGGACATTCGAGCGGCGGCGAACCGCGCCCTGGCGTACGAGCTGAACGCGATCGGGCGCGAAATGCTCACCGCCACCGTCGACCACGTCACGTCGCGCAAGCAGTTCGGCCGCGAACTCGGCAGCTTCCAGGCTGTGAAACATGCACTCGCAGACGCCCGAGTGTGGCAGGAATGCGCAGAACTTGCCGCAGATGCCGCCTGGGAAACCAGTGCGGCCGAGGCACCGATCCTCGCGAAAACCTTGTCGGGCAGGTTCTTCCGCAGCGCTGCCGAAAACTGCCAGCAACTGCTCGGCGGGATGGGATTCACCTGGGAGCACAGCTTCCATCGCTACCTCCGACGCGGCTTGATACTGGAACAGCTGCTGGGAACTGCTGCCGGCCTGCGCACCGAGCTCGGTGCAGGGGTCAAGCGCGGCGACATGCCAGTGCTTGCCTCGCTGTGA
- a CDS encoding acyl-CoA thioesterase codes for MTSTVAEVLDLLSLAEISPRTFLGAQPVEDRQRVFGGQVAAQALMAAGRTAPGRLPHSLHGYFLRPGDPTVPLVYTVESLRDGGSFSTRKVAATQNGIVIFEAMISLNAPVSGIDYQQQMPAVPEPDSLIRIEEQLAPYADEYDGWWVRPRPFDMRYFNAPPRVALDRDIAPPPRSRLWLRPDGDIPDDPMLNSCLITFVSDLTLLDSVMLQARKTSRGPGIVASLDHAIWFHRPANFADWLLYDQHSPNGTGGRGLAAGRIYNRSGALVASIMQEGYLGRDT; via the coding sequence GTGACGTCGACCGTAGCCGAGGTTCTCGACCTCCTCTCGCTCGCCGAGATCAGCCCACGAACCTTCCTGGGAGCACAACCTGTCGAGGACCGACAACGCGTCTTCGGCGGCCAGGTTGCGGCGCAGGCCTTGATGGCGGCCGGCAGGACTGCACCGGGGCGACTGCCACACAGTCTCCACGGCTACTTTCTCCGGCCTGGTGACCCTACCGTTCCTCTTGTCTATACGGTGGAGTCCCTCCGGGACGGCGGATCGTTCTCCACCCGGAAAGTGGCTGCCACTCAGAACGGGATCGTCATCTTCGAGGCAATGATCTCCCTCAACGCGCCGGTTTCCGGTATCGACTATCAACAGCAGATGCCCGCGGTTCCGGAGCCGGACAGCCTCATTCGAATCGAGGAACAGCTCGCTCCGTACGCCGACGAATACGACGGATGGTGGGTCCGCCCACGCCCGTTCGACATGCGCTATTTCAACGCACCGCCCCGCGTCGCGTTGGACCGTGACATCGCGCCACCACCGCGGAGCCGGCTCTGGCTGCGACCCGACGGTGACATCCCGGACGACCCGATGCTCAACAGCTGCCTGATCACCTTTGTCAGCGATCTGACACTCCTCGACTCGGTGATGCTTCAGGCGCGCAAGACTTCGCGTGGCCCCGGTATCGTCGCCTCTCTCGACCACGCGATCTGGTTCCACCGGCCCGCGAACTTTGCGGACTGGCTGCTCTACGACCAGCACTCCCCGAACGGAACCGGAGGTCGCGGACTCGCAGCGGGCCGCATCTACAACCGCTCGGGTGCGCTGGTGGCGAGCATCATGCAAGAGGGCTACCTCGGACGGGACACGTGA
- a CDS encoding histidine phosphatase family protein, which produces MNRRCSILATASTTVATVVSLTACAGTTTASGPSSAPPTRSDAEPITITLMRHAESAGNASGLIDTSTPGPNITDKGRHEARAAADRFAGHDFDGVYASTMVRTQETAEFMARAVDEPVEVLPGLREIEAGQYEGQPEATAQSTYLAAPTSWLQGQRDARIPGSIDGNEFDQRFDDAVEQISDSGDTHPIAFAHGGSIMIWTLMNVDNPDVSLLKTNPLRNTGYVVITGRPDTGWTLVDWNGTPIPH; this is translated from the coding sequence ATGAATCGGCGATGTTCCATCCTTGCCACCGCAAGTACCACCGTCGCCACCGTCGTTTCCTTGACGGCGTGCGCCGGGACCACGACCGCATCCGGGCCGAGCTCGGCACCACCAACTCGAAGTGACGCAGAGCCGATCACCATCACCCTGATGCGCCACGCCGAATCCGCGGGCAACGCGTCCGGGCTCATCGACACGTCCACACCCGGCCCGAACATCACGGACAAGGGCCGGCACGAGGCGCGCGCTGCGGCCGACAGGTTCGCCGGCCACGACTTCGACGGCGTGTACGCCTCCACGATGGTTCGCACGCAGGAAACGGCCGAATTCATGGCCCGCGCTGTGGACGAGCCGGTCGAGGTGCTGCCTGGTCTACGGGAAATCGAAGCCGGACAGTACGAAGGTCAACCGGAGGCCACTGCGCAGAGCACCTACCTGGCGGCGCCCACCAGCTGGCTCCAGGGGCAGCGTGACGCGCGAATCCCCGGCTCCATCGACGGCAACGAATTCGACCAGCGCTTCGACGATGCCGTCGAGCAGATATCCGACAGCGGAGACACGCACCCCATCGCGTTCGCACACGGTGGCTCGATCATGATCTGGACACTCATGAACGTCGACAACCCCGACGTGAGCCTGCTGAAAACCAACCCCCTCCGCAACACCGGATATGTCGTCATCACCGGTCGCCCGGACACCGGATGGACCCTGGTCGATTGGAACGGCACCCCGATCCCACACTGA
- a CDS encoding porin PorA family protein, with product MSIRRSSIVLLVVGLALIVAAGVIRFVALPSLTKLPADLSQGQKYEGTMSALNPQAFAANDLANLITPEMPITADRSLTVDATDGDTAIVTSNTAITLPDGSTQKDVHRYAVSRVDFAPVQLTDEQKQTLIPAADKATFEDHEGIAFSFPMGPSEDGNLLYDAVTRSGQAATYVDSGTLEGREVNNYEVNASGPIESPTVLAQFKDFPSQLPKAVVAGLLQAGIVPEASRATLQADLATLPDVLDLGFGSVNVAKLAVDKQFGAPLNVDQTQSMYVTVPVNGENVPVLPLSTVKLHTAPSEITGLAGDLSKNGMLLSVAGVWVPLGLVVVGLLFVAIAAVRWRKPVSVTPERKAEAAHV from the coding sequence ATGTCAATTCGCAGGTCATCGATAGTGCTGTTGGTGGTCGGACTAGCGCTGATCGTAGCGGCCGGCGTGATCAGATTCGTTGCTTTGCCGTCACTGACGAAGCTTCCCGCCGACCTGAGTCAGGGCCAGAAGTACGAGGGAACGATGAGTGCGCTGAACCCTCAGGCGTTTGCGGCGAACGACCTTGCGAACCTCATCACGCCGGAAATGCCGATCACGGCCGACCGGTCACTGACCGTCGACGCAACCGATGGCGACACGGCGATCGTCACCAGCAATACCGCAATCACTCTGCCGGATGGATCAACGCAGAAGGACGTGCACAGATACGCAGTCAGTCGCGTGGACTTCGCACCCGTGCAGCTTACCGATGAGCAGAAGCAGACGCTGATACCCGCCGCGGACAAGGCCACGTTCGAGGATCACGAGGGCATTGCGTTCAGCTTCCCGATGGGACCCTCCGAGGACGGCAATCTGCTGTACGACGCAGTGACCCGGTCCGGGCAGGCAGCGACGTACGTCGATTCGGGAACCCTCGAGGGGCGAGAGGTGAACAACTACGAGGTCAACGCCTCCGGTCCCATCGAGAGCCCGACGGTGCTGGCGCAGTTCAAGGACTTCCCGTCGCAGCTTCCCAAGGCTGTCGTCGCGGGCCTCCTGCAGGCGGGCATCGTCCCCGAGGCTTCGCGAGCGACTCTGCAGGCCGATCTCGCGACGCTCCCCGACGTTCTGGACCTGGGGTTCGGAAGCGTCAACGTGGCAAAACTGGCGGTGGACAAGCAATTCGGCGCACCTCTGAACGTCGACCAGACGCAGAGTATGTACGTCACCGTTCCGGTGAACGGTGAGAATGTGCCCGTGCTTCCGCTCTCGACCGTCAAGCTGCACACCGCGCCGAGCGAAATCACCGGCCTGGCAGGGGACCTGTCGAAGAACGGCATGCTGCTGTCCGTCGCGGGTGTGTGGGTGCCGCTCGGGTTGGTCGTCGTGGGGCTGCTCTTCGTCGCGATCGCAGCGGTGCGCTGGCGCAAACCCGTCTCGGTCACACCGGAGCGGAAGGCCGAAGCGGCGCACGTCTGA
- a CDS encoding Vgb family protein, with protein MTVSAADPLGGFAEYPDPLHAPCEGIYHAPSDQIYVEEIVNPGSNGNIGSLGVLDPVTGEIARYPLPVPGTTAGGAAFGPDGKLWFTYFGASSGVAFLDPDTRLFNAFPTPSPNSTPTDIWPGPDNAMYFTESIAQNLGRIDLTTHQITEVPIPGGGLNVPTTIIMPGAGAKMMFSAALANRIVEYDTATGEFTHHDVPTPGAVPQGLTLGADGAIWFSETLGAKIGRIDPISGDITEYPIATPEVPVPSMGPLVLGSDGNLWSANGGFTGGSTIGRFDTTTHHIDYFPLPRPGSGPCDIDSVAAATGKLVIGQTTGGAIAVAEIEELNAIK; from the coding sequence ATGACTGTTTCTGCCGCAGATCCATTGGGCGGATTCGCCGAGTACCCCGATCCACTGCATGCGCCGTGCGAAGGGATCTACCACGCCCCGAGCGACCAGATCTACGTCGAGGAAATCGTCAATCCAGGATCGAACGGAAACATCGGAAGTCTCGGCGTCCTCGATCCCGTGACCGGAGAGATCGCGCGCTATCCACTTCCCGTTCCGGGAACGACCGCCGGCGGGGCGGCGTTCGGGCCGGACGGAAAGCTCTGGTTCACGTATTTCGGCGCTTCCAGTGGTGTCGCGTTCCTCGATCCCGACACCAGGCTGTTCAATGCATTCCCCACCCCGAGCCCGAACTCGACTCCGACGGACATCTGGCCTGGGCCGGATAATGCCATGTACTTCACCGAATCGATCGCCCAGAATTTGGGACGAATCGACCTGACGACACACCAGATCACCGAGGTGCCGATTCCAGGCGGGGGCCTGAACGTTCCCACCACGATCATCATGCCGGGTGCCGGCGCCAAGATGATGTTCTCCGCAGCCCTTGCCAACAGGATCGTCGAGTACGACACCGCGACCGGCGAGTTTACGCACCATGACGTGCCGACGCCCGGCGCGGTACCGCAGGGACTGACGCTCGGCGCCGACGGCGCGATCTGGTTCAGTGAGACGCTGGGCGCGAAGATCGGCCGGATCGATCCCATATCCGGCGACATCACCGAATACCCGATCGCAACGCCGGAGGTGCCCGTTCCCTCGATGGGCCCGCTCGTTCTGGGGTCGGACGGCAACCTGTGGTCCGCGAACGGCGGCTTCACCGGAGGAAGCACGATCGGACGCTTCGACACCACAACTCACCACATCGACTATTTCCCTCTTCCCCGGCCGGGCTCCGGACCGTGTGATATCGATTCGGTCGCTGCAGCGACCGGAAAACTCGTCATCGGCCAGACGACAGGCGGCGCCATTGCGGTCGCCGAGATCGAGGAGCTGAACGCAATCAAGTAG
- a CDS encoding SIS domain-containing protein, translating to MRLLAGADVVLVLGNGRSATLAAASAALFLEAGRRAQAPADALVQNVMAGRLQRPNVVLAVSCSGQNPITLEAVQAARATGTASVVGASGRAESTLIETSDIGIVVPPARLWSPPAKR from the coding sequence GTGCGACTGCTCGCCGGAGCCGACGTAGTTCTCGTCCTCGGAAACGGACGATCAGCGACCTTGGCGGCCGCATCCGCTGCACTATTCCTGGAGGCGGGTCGGCGGGCGCAGGCGCCGGCAGATGCACTCGTTCAGAACGTGATGGCGGGTCGACTTCAGCGCCCGAACGTAGTCCTCGCCGTGAGCTGTAGTGGACAGAATCCGATCACCCTCGAAGCAGTGCAGGCCGCTCGCGCCACAGGAACGGCGTCGGTCGTGGGGGCGTCCGGTCGTGCGGAGTCAACCCTGATCGAAACGTCCGATATCGGGATTGTGGTCCCGCCGGCGAGATTGTGGTCCCCGCCGGCGAAACGGTGA